A window of Haliscomenobacter hydrossis DSM 1100 contains these coding sequences:
- a CDS encoding (2Fe-2S)-binding protein → MSVKISVTINGKKYTSQVEPRQLLVYYLREALSLTGAHVGCDTSSCGACTVLIDGNAVKSCTTLAVQVDGTHVTTVEGLAKNGTLHPIQEGFRQEHGLQCGFCTPGMIMSAADLLQNNPNPSETEIRHALEGNFCRCTGYHNIVRSIQWAAKKLQETNAAVL, encoded by the coding sequence GGAAAAAAATACACCAGCCAGGTCGAGCCTCGGCAGTTGTTGGTGTATTACCTCCGCGAGGCACTCAGCCTCACTGGTGCGCACGTAGGGTGTGATACCAGTAGCTGTGGCGCCTGTACGGTGCTCATTGATGGCAACGCGGTCAAATCCTGCACCACCTTGGCCGTACAAGTGGATGGCACCCACGTAACCACCGTAGAAGGTTTGGCCAAAAACGGCACCCTGCACCCCATTCAGGAGGGGTTTCGCCAGGAGCACGGCTTGCAGTGTGGTTTTTGCACACCGGGCATGATCATGTCAGCCGCCGATCTGTTGCAAAACAATCCGAACCCATCCGAAACGGAAATCCGCCATGCGCTGGAAGGCAACTTCTGCCGCTGTACGGGTTACCACAACATCGTTCGATCCATCCAGTGGGCCGCTAAAAAATTACAAGAAACCAACGCAGCAGTACTATGA
- a CDS encoding xanthine dehydrogenase family protein molybdopterin-binding subunit, which produces MTYIGQSVKRVEDKRFTTGKGKYTDDIKLVGMTHAYIVRSPYAHAKILSIDINAALAHPGVVAIFTGKDIAAAGINGVPAGWQVNFKDGTTMKEPPHPLLVADRVKHVGDGVAVVIAEDAATAQDAAELIEIDYEVLPAVTNPAEAIKPGAPLVHEDAPSNKCFDWELGNPKAEVDAAIAASHHVTRLDFINQRLAPNAIEPRSAIGHYDDSKDKFTLYTTSQNPHLTRLLMCAFVLGIPEHKVQVVAPDVGGGFGSKIFHYIEEALVIWASKQIGRPIKWTSGRSEAFLTDAHGRDHVTTAEMGFDKDGKITALRVSTVANLGAYISTFAPAVPTYLHGTLLQGLYTTPKIHVDVTAAFTHTNAVDAYRGAGRPEATYLLERLVDTAALEMGMDPAALRFKNFIPAFDGVTQPGYQTQVALQYDSGNYEPVLERGLEMVGYEQFRKEQAEARKNGKLLGIGFSTYIEACGIAPSAVVGALGARAGLYESAQVRVQPTGKVSVFTGSHSHGQGHETTFAQVVADRLGIAMEDIDIVHGDSDSVAFGMGTYGSRSLAVGGSAIVKSIDKVLEKGAKIAAHKLEAAEEDLEYAGGKWTVKGTDKSIGFGDIALTAYVPHDYPAGLEPGLDFSSFYDPTNFTYPFGCHIAIVEVDQDTGKVTLKRFIAVDDVGNVINPMIVDGQIHGGLAQGIGQALLEGVIYDENGQLVNGSYMDYAMPRADDLPSFEIDRKVTPCPHNPLGVKGAGEAGCIGSTPAVVNAVMDALAPFGVIKNLEMPLTPQRVWRAMHQKQ; this is translated from the coding sequence ATGACATACATCGGTCAATCCGTAAAGCGCGTTGAAGACAAGCGCTTTACCACGGGCAAAGGCAAATACACCGACGACATCAAACTCGTTGGCATGACCCATGCCTACATTGTGCGCAGCCCTTATGCACACGCCAAAATCCTGAGCATTGACATCAATGCTGCCCTGGCACATCCAGGGGTAGTGGCGATATTTACGGGCAAAGACATTGCCGCCGCCGGCATCAATGGCGTTCCCGCAGGCTGGCAAGTCAACTTCAAGGACGGCACCACCATGAAAGAGCCACCCCACCCCCTGTTGGTGGCCGATCGGGTGAAACACGTAGGCGACGGCGTCGCCGTAGTCATTGCGGAAGACGCCGCTACGGCTCAGGATGCTGCCGAACTCATTGAAATAGATTACGAGGTGTTGCCCGCTGTAACCAACCCCGCCGAAGCCATTAAGCCCGGCGCGCCCTTGGTACACGAGGATGCACCCAGCAACAAATGTTTTGATTGGGAATTGGGCAATCCCAAGGCTGAGGTCGACGCCGCCATTGCCGCGTCACACCACGTCACCCGCCTAGATTTTATCAACCAACGTTTGGCACCCAATGCCATTGAGCCGCGCTCAGCAATAGGACACTACGACGATTCTAAAGACAAGTTTACACTGTACACTACTTCACAAAACCCCCACCTCACCCGTTTGTTGATGTGTGCTTTTGTACTCGGCATTCCCGAGCACAAGGTTCAGGTAGTGGCACCCGATGTAGGTGGTGGTTTTGGCAGCAAAATTTTCCACTACATCGAAGAAGCACTGGTGATCTGGGCTTCCAAACAAATTGGTCGTCCCATCAAGTGGACTTCCGGTCGCAGTGAGGCTTTCCTCACCGACGCGCATGGCCGCGATCACGTGACCACCGCCGAGATGGGTTTTGACAAAGACGGCAAAATCACCGCCCTACGCGTGAGCACTGTGGCCAACCTGGGAGCTTACATCTCTACCTTTGCACCGGCAGTACCGACCTATTTGCACGGTACCTTGTTGCAAGGTTTGTACACCACGCCCAAAATCCACGTCGACGTAACCGCTGCCTTTACCCACACCAATGCCGTAGATGCCTATCGTGGGGCAGGTCGCCCCGAGGCCACCTACCTGTTGGAGCGTTTGGTAGATACCGCCGCTTTGGAAATGGGCATGGATCCGGCGGCATTGCGTTTCAAAAACTTCATTCCGGCTTTTGACGGCGTGACCCAGCCCGGTTATCAAACCCAGGTTGCGCTGCAATACGACAGTGGCAACTACGAGCCTGTATTGGAACGCGGTCTGGAAATGGTGGGCTATGAGCAATTCCGCAAAGAACAGGCCGAAGCCCGCAAAAATGGCAAATTGCTCGGCATCGGGTTTTCTACGTACATCGAAGCTTGTGGTATTGCACCATCTGCCGTGGTAGGCGCGTTGGGCGCTCGGGCAGGTTTGTACGAATCGGCTCAGGTACGCGTACAACCCACGGGCAAAGTGAGCGTTTTTACGGGTTCGCACTCGCACGGACAAGGCCACGAAACCACTTTTGCACAAGTGGTGGCCGATCGTTTAGGCATCGCGATGGAAGACATCGATATCGTCCACGGCGACTCTGACTCGGTAGCTTTCGGGATGGGAACATACGGCTCGCGCTCTTTGGCGGTCGGGGGTAGTGCCATTGTCAAAAGCATCGATAAGGTGTTGGAAAAAGGGGCAAAAATTGCGGCCCACAAACTCGAAGCCGCCGAAGAAGACCTCGAATACGCGGGTGGAAAATGGACCGTAAAAGGAACCGATAAAAGCATTGGTTTTGGCGATATTGCGCTCACCGCTTACGTTCCCCACGACTATCCAGCCGGATTGGAGCCAGGTCTGGACTTCTCCAGCTTCTACGACCCAACCAACTTTACGTATCCCTTCGGTTGCCACATTGCCATTGTGGAAGTGGATCAAGATACAGGGAAAGTTACGCTCAAACGCTTCATCGCCGTTGACGACGTTGGCAACGTGATCAACCCGATGATCGTAGATGGACAAATTCACGGCGGATTGGCACAAGGCATTGGCCAGGCACTACTCGAAGGCGTCATTTACGATGAAAACGGCCAGTTGGTCAATGGTTCTTACATGGATTACGCCATGCCAAGGGCGGATGATTTACCTTCTTTCGAAATTGATCGCAAAGTAACCCCTTGCCCGCATAACCCCCTGGGGGTAAAAGGCGCGGGTGAAGCCGGGTGTATTGGTTCTACCCCTGCCGTGGTCAACGCAGTCATGGACGCGCTGGCACCATTTGGGGTGATCAAAAACCTGGAAATGCCCCTGACACCGCAGCGGGTATGGAGAGCAATGCATCAAAAACAATAA
- a CDS encoding FAD binding domain-containing protein, whose translation MIPANFEYHRAGSIDEVLTFLARYGGNAKILSGGHSLIPALKLRLNQPSILVDIARLAELRYIRQDGQHIAIGAASTHKDIATSALLAQHLSMMPQAAGMIGDPQVRNVGTIGGSIAHADPAADWPGVLLAADAEIVLQSTGGKRTLAAQDFFLGFFTTALAEGELVTEIRIPIPAAGTKSTYQKFSQPASRFAIVGCAAVVQVSNGTCSHVRVAFNGVSDSCFRDGNVEKALEGKAATAENIAAAAAQAAQGVSILSDHYAAEDYRKHLAQVFAKRALSAVAG comes from the coding sequence ATGATTCCTGCAAATTTCGAATATCATCGCGCCGGATCCATTGATGAAGTATTGACCTTTCTGGCTAGATATGGCGGCAATGCCAAAATATTATCGGGAGGCCATAGCTTGATTCCCGCGCTCAAATTGCGTTTAAACCAGCCAAGTATACTCGTCGACATTGCGCGTTTGGCCGAGTTGCGCTACATCCGTCAGGATGGCCAGCACATTGCCATCGGAGCGGCCAGTACCCACAAGGACATTGCCACTTCGGCTTTGTTGGCCCAGCACCTCAGCATGATGCCGCAAGCTGCGGGCATGATTGGTGACCCGCAAGTGCGCAACGTAGGCACCATTGGTGGTAGCATTGCTCACGCCGATCCGGCTGCGGACTGGCCCGGGGTATTGCTTGCTGCGGACGCCGAAATTGTGCTGCAGAGCACAGGCGGCAAACGTACCCTGGCGGCACAGGATTTTTTCCTGGGCTTTTTCACCACTGCCCTGGCTGAAGGTGAACTGGTCACCGAAATCCGCATCCCCATTCCCGCAGCGGGCACCAAATCAACGTACCAGAAGTTTTCGCAACCTGCTTCCCGTTTTGCCATCGTTGGTTGTGCTGCCGTGGTGCAGGTCAGCAATGGTACTTGTTCCCACGTGCGGGTAGCCTTCAACGGTGTGTCGGATTCTTGTTTCCGCGACGGAAACGTAGAAAAAGCGCTCGAAGGTAAAGCGGCTACGGCTGAAAACATTGCCGCTGCTGCTGCTCAGGCTGCGCAAGGGGTATCCATCCTCAGCGATCATTACGCTGCGGAGGATTACCGCAAACATTTGGCACAGGTTTTTGCCAAAAGAGCACTGAGTGCAGTGGCTGGGTAA
- a CDS encoding ring-cleaving dioxygenase → MSQIITGLHHVTALASDAQLNVDFYAGILGLRMVKKTINFDAPDVYHLYYGNEQGAPGTIMTFFPYHGIVQGCKGKGQLTVTSFSIPVNALDYWMKRLRKFNLNYTPPQERFAGEQFIYFEDNDGLGIELVANDQDLRPGFSHGQIPLEYAVKGFYGVSLAEDGFERTAGLLIDQMNHKLIAQKDDTYRFSASGLPGDFVDIIASPESSRGISGAGTVHHLAFATPSDHSQLEMREKLLGQFNVTPVLDRQYFHSIYFREPGGILFEVATHPPGFAVDEALAHLGEALKLPSWVEPQRESIEKGLVPIVLQPEKFMDQ, encoded by the coding sequence ATGTCCCAAATCATCACCGGTCTCCACCACGTTACTGCGCTGGCCTCCGACGCCCAGCTAAACGTCGACTTTTACGCAGGCATTCTGGGTCTCCGCATGGTTAAAAAAACCATCAATTTTGATGCACCCGACGTGTACCACCTGTACTACGGCAACGAACAAGGCGCACCGGGAACCATCATGACTTTTTTCCCGTACCACGGAATTGTGCAGGGGTGCAAGGGTAAAGGACAACTTACGGTTACCTCGTTTTCCATTCCAGTCAATGCGCTGGATTACTGGATGAAACGCCTCCGCAAATTCAACCTCAACTATACTCCGCCGCAAGAACGTTTTGCTGGGGAACAATTCATTTATTTTGAAGACAACGATGGCTTGGGCATCGAGCTGGTGGCCAATGATCAAGACCTCCGGCCCGGGTTTTCTCACGGCCAAATTCCCCTGGAGTACGCGGTGAAGGGTTTTTACGGCGTCAGCCTGGCCGAAGACGGTTTTGAACGTACGGCAGGGTTGCTCATCGACCAGATGAACCATAAACTGATTGCCCAAAAAGACGATACTTATCGTTTTTCGGCCAGTGGCCTGCCGGGCGATTTTGTCGACATCATCGCCTCGCCCGAAAGTTCGCGTGGCATCAGTGGCGCGGGTACGGTACACCACCTCGCCTTTGCTACGCCGTCGGACCATTCCCAATTGGAAATGCGCGAAAAATTACTGGGACAGTTTAACGTGACCCCGGTGCTCGACCGCCAATATTTTCATTCCATCTATTTCCGCGAACCCGGCGGGATACTTTTTGAAGTAGCCACCCATCCGCCCGGTTTTGCTGTGGATGAAGCCCTGGCCCATTTGGGCGAAGCCCTGAAATTGCCGTCCTGGGTTGAACCACAACGGGAGAGTATCGAAAAAGGGCTGGTCCCCATTGTCCTTCAACCTGAAAAATTTATGGACCAATGA
- a CDS encoding alpha/beta hydrolase, protein MKHTFTLLGEGVPLVEAERAILLFHGRGSSAADILALGRSLAPEGTYLAALQATNNTWYPYSFMAPAASNQPWLDSALANAQQLIEQTEKVLPSTQIYIMGFSQGACLTLESSARFARPFGGIIAFTGGLIGETIDTTPYQDKFAGTRIFMSNGDKDPHVPQSRSEESKAVLESLGAEVNLVIYPGRPHTVSAEELQLAKDFIFNA, encoded by the coding sequence ATGAAGCATACGTTTACCTTACTTGGGGAGGGCGTACCTTTGGTGGAAGCCGAACGCGCCATCCTGTTGTTTCATGGCCGCGGAAGCTCCGCTGCCGATATTCTGGCGCTGGGTCGCTCACTTGCACCCGAGGGAACCTACCTGGCGGCTTTACAAGCGACCAACAATACCTGGTATCCTTACAGTTTTATGGCTCCGGCGGCATCGAATCAACCCTGGCTCGATTCAGCCCTGGCCAATGCGCAGCAATTGATTGAGCAAACCGAGAAGGTATTGCCCTCCACGCAGATTTACATCATGGGGTTTTCACAAGGCGCTTGTTTGACCCTGGAGAGCTCCGCCCGTTTTGCCCGTCCTTTTGGCGGAATCATCGCATTTACGGGTGGTTTGATTGGAGAAACCATCGATACCACACCTTACCAAGACAAGTTTGCGGGTACGCGTATTTTTATGAGCAATGGCGACAAAGATCCCCATGTACCCCAAAGCCGCAGTGAGGAAAGTAAGGCAGTATTGGAATCCCTGGGCGCAGAGGTTAATCTGGTGATTTACCCGGGCCGCCCACATACGGTTTCTGCTGAAGAACTACAATTGGCAAAAGATTTCATTTTTAATGCATAA
- a CDS encoding alpha-xylosidase, which yields MKQFFSTYLLLSWAIMATAQHSTTLLNEPLDLSKDFKDYTNTYFLADSLAAFDPATGQGQLKWRRNEYYPAHAFNNTQAGLRKVRGNEFPGIEYAVDPVLPFSVEFVSPRAVRIRATTGHTAPATEASLMLVKEPGKDNSWVYSKTKEGHQYKSAFGSVTITTNPWTIEFRDAQGKLLTKTWHQSNSRSFTPILPFSFVRRAGDYSRSVGAAFTLSPDEKIYGCGESFTSLNKYGQKVNLFTTDPNGVENAGMYKPIPFFMSSRGYGMFMHTSSPVTCDFGATYGAVTNLMIGDENLDLFVFLGEPKDILDEYTNLTGKASMPPLWSFGLWMSRITYFSEADGRNVANLLRKNGIPSDVIHFDTGWFGTDWRCDYQFAKDRFPDPQKMISDLKAQGFRTCLWQLPYFVPKNDLFLEIIAKGLHVKNPKGGLPYEDAVLDFTNPNAVQWYQDKIANLLKLGVSVIKVDFGEAAPLNGIYANGRSGFYEHNLYPLRYNKVVSDITKQITGDQIIWARSTWAGSQRYPLHWGGDAETSDMGMEAQLRGGLSLGLSGFTFWSHDAGGFTTRTPEELYRRWAPFSLFSSHSRCHGQAPKEPWEFSESFLNHFRNATETRYRLMPYIYAQSKASTEKGLPMLRALFVEFPQDPGAWLIENEYLLGSDMLVAPIFETDATERKVYLPQGKWIDYQTGKVYPGGWHVIDGGKLSLVVMIRDGAVIPHAELAQRTDQIDWSKITLQAYTSTGTAKGKICMPAENVLQEVNVTLKNGKGTLAKDPYAGKVKWVIK from the coding sequence ATGAAGCAGTTCTTTAGCACCTACTTGCTGCTGAGTTGGGCAATCATGGCAACAGCCCAACACAGCACCACCCTCCTGAACGAACCTTTGGACTTGAGCAAGGACTTCAAGGATTACACCAACACCTATTTTTTGGCCGACAGTCTCGCAGCCTTTGACCCGGCCACTGGCCAAGGTCAACTCAAATGGCGGCGCAATGAATACTATCCTGCTCATGCCTTCAACAACACCCAGGCCGGGCTTCGTAAAGTGCGTGGCAATGAATTTCCGGGCATTGAGTATGCGGTTGATCCGGTGCTGCCATTTAGTGTAGAATTTGTATCGCCTCGCGCTGTGCGGATTCGGGCTACTACAGGACACACTGCTCCTGCTACCGAAGCATCCTTGATGTTGGTCAAAGAACCCGGCAAGGACAATTCCTGGGTGTACAGCAAAACCAAAGAAGGACACCAGTACAAGAGCGCTTTTGGCAGTGTAACCATTACCACCAACCCCTGGACGATTGAATTCCGGGATGCCCAGGGGAAATTGTTGACCAAAACCTGGCACCAGAGCAACAGCCGCTCTTTTACCCCCATCCTGCCATTTTCTTTTGTACGCCGGGCAGGGGATTATTCGCGTAGCGTGGGAGCAGCCTTCACGCTGTCGCCCGATGAAAAAATTTACGGTTGTGGCGAGTCCTTCACCAGCCTGAACAAGTACGGCCAAAAAGTCAATCTGTTTACCACCGACCCCAATGGCGTGGAGAATGCTGGCATGTACAAGCCCATTCCTTTTTTCATGAGCAGCCGGGGTTACGGCATGTTTATGCACACCTCTTCGCCCGTCACTTGCGACTTTGGTGCTACTTACGGTGCGGTCACCAACCTGATGATCGGCGACGAAAACCTGGACTTGTTTGTATTTTTGGGGGAACCTAAAGACATTTTGGATGAATACACCAACCTCACGGGCAAAGCGAGTATGCCGCCACTCTGGTCTTTTGGTTTGTGGATGAGCCGGATCACTTATTTCTCGGAAGCAGATGGTCGGAATGTGGCCAATCTGCTGCGGAAAAACGGCATCCCCTCAGATGTGATTCACTTTGATACAGGCTGGTTTGGTACCGATTGGCGTTGTGATTACCAATTTGCCAAAGATCGTTTTCCTGATCCACAAAAAATGATCAGTGACCTCAAGGCCCAGGGTTTCCGCACCTGCCTCTGGCAATTGCCTTATTTTGTACCCAAAAATGACCTTTTCCTGGAAATCATTGCCAAGGGGCTGCATGTAAAAAATCCCAAAGGTGGGCTGCCTTATGAAGATGCGGTGCTCGATTTTACCAATCCCAATGCCGTACAATGGTACCAGGATAAAATTGCGAATTTGTTGAAACTTGGAGTTTCGGTCATCAAAGTTGACTTTGGCGAAGCGGCCCCCCTGAACGGCATTTACGCCAATGGCCGCAGTGGCTTCTACGAGCACAACCTTTACCCCTTGCGCTACAACAAAGTTGTATCCGACATTACCAAACAAATCACGGGCGACCAGATCATCTGGGCGCGTAGCACCTGGGCGGGTAGCCAGCGTTATCCGCTGCACTGGGGTGGCGACGCCGAAACTTCGGATATGGGCATGGAAGCACAGTTGCGCGGTGGTTTGTCGCTGGGCTTGTCGGGCTTTACTTTCTGGAGCCACGATGCGGGGGGCTTTACCACCCGTACGCCGGAGGAATTGTACCGTCGTTGGGCACCTTTTAGTTTGTTCAGTTCGCACTCCCGCTGCCATGGTCAAGCGCCGAAAGAGCCTTGGGAGTTCAGTGAAAGTTTTTTGAACCACTTCCGCAATGCCACCGAAACGCGGTACCGCCTGATGCCCTACATTTATGCTCAGTCGAAAGCTTCGACGGAAAAAGGCTTGCCGATGCTGCGCGCCCTTTTTGTAGAATTCCCCCAGGATCCTGGTGCCTGGCTGATCGAAAATGAATACCTTCTTGGCTCGGATATGTTGGTTGCGCCCATTTTTGAAACGGACGCAACTGAGCGCAAAGTGTACCTGCCACAGGGCAAATGGATCGATTACCAAACGGGCAAAGTGTACCCTGGTGGCTGGCATGTGATTGACGGCGGTAAACTTTCGCTGGTGGTGATGATTCGGGATGGCGCGGTGATTCCGCACGCTGAACTGGCGCAAAGAACGGATCAAATTGATTGGTCAAAAATCACCCTGCAAGCTTATACCAGTACGGGGACAGCTAAAGGAAAAATATGTATGCCTGCTGAGAATGTGTTGCAGGAAGTGAATGTAACGCTGAAAAATGGCAAAGGAACTTTGGCAAAGGACCCTTATGCGGGTAAGGTGAAGTGGGTGATCAAATGA
- a CDS encoding DUF5916 domain-containing protein, with protein sequence MKIAHFLSALGLLLTQNLYSQAPVSAEKHQLSIRKAKELIRLDGTLDESAWQEAQIAKDFFQNFPADTSLGNLKSEIRVTFDQNFLYIGAVLYQAQADYITTSLKRDFQSGTSDVFAVNIDPFSDKLNGFHFAVSPFNVQREGLIDNGANLTTDWDNKWYSEIQNHTDHWVVEIAIPFKTLRYRQTSGQNAWRINFVRFGLKQNEASTWAPVPRAFLPVNLAFTGALIWEDAPPQPGANVSFIPYVIGRTEKDFEFKIPTENKLNIGGDAKIAITPSLNLDLTLNPDFSQVDVDRQITNLSRFELFFPERRQFFLENEDLFGRFGFPDTRPFFSRRVGLTNGSIRKVTTEGDTVSVTRNLNVPIKAGMRLSGKLDKNWRIGLLNMQTGQVSALNQGPANYTTAVVQRKMFERSAFSAVFVNKENFSVNDQEKIQHNAGAYNRVAGLEYNLFSKDNKWEGEFYYHRSFSGKQKNDDAQSAAAFLGYFTQKWNVFSGIQYVGRDYRAEVGFVPRAGQFSMFNSTRYNIYPKKESWAKKVNVSGFNFDNNVTYNAPGYNLTDRSHQLGYFMEFPGNSSLELQVGQDYTYLFFPFDPTNSGGETLPEGAEFTYHTANLSYTSDFRKPFSYEINVGTGQYFNGNIFRVNGELVYRLQPYGVFALTYAYNDIHLPSPYNSASFWLIGPRTELSFSRSLFFSTFLQYNTQVNNVNINSRLQWRFRPVSDLFLVYTDNYFTDQFFQGPLVKNRALVLKMTYWLNL encoded by the coding sequence ATGAAAATCGCCCATTTTCTCAGCGCACTTGGTTTGCTGCTGACCCAAAACCTTTACAGCCAGGCCCCGGTATCTGCCGAAAAGCACCAACTCTCGATCCGTAAAGCCAAGGAGCTGATCCGCCTGGATGGTACCCTGGACGAATCCGCCTGGCAAGAGGCGCAGATCGCCAAAGATTTTTTCCAAAACTTTCCCGCCGATACTTCCCTGGGCAATTTAAAGTCTGAAATACGCGTCACTTTTGATCAAAACTTCCTCTACATCGGAGCCGTATTGTACCAGGCCCAGGCCGATTACATCACCACCTCGCTGAAACGCGATTTTCAAAGTGGCACCAGTGATGTTTTTGCGGTCAACATCGACCCCTTCAGTGACAAACTCAATGGGTTTCACTTTGCGGTTTCGCCCTTCAATGTGCAACGCGAAGGTTTGATCGACAACGGTGCGAACCTGACTACCGATTGGGACAACAAATGGTACTCCGAAATCCAAAATCATACCGACCATTGGGTGGTGGAAATCGCCATCCCCTTCAAAACCCTGCGCTACCGCCAGACCAGTGGGCAAAATGCCTGGCGCATCAATTTTGTGCGTTTTGGCCTCAAACAAAATGAAGCTTCGACCTGGGCGCCTGTACCCCGGGCGTTTTTGCCCGTGAATCTGGCTTTTACCGGAGCCCTCATTTGGGAAGATGCGCCCCCGCAGCCTGGGGCCAACGTGTCGTTTATTCCGTATGTGATTGGGCGAACGGAGAAGGATTTTGAGTTCAAAATCCCCACCGAAAACAAGCTCAACATCGGGGGCGACGCCAAAATCGCGATTACGCCATCGCTCAATCTGGACTTGACCTTGAATCCCGATTTTTCCCAGGTGGACGTCGACCGACAAATCACCAACCTGAGCCGTTTTGAGCTGTTTTTCCCCGAACGCAGGCAGTTTTTTCTGGAAAATGAGGACTTGTTTGGCCGCTTTGGTTTCCCGGATACCCGACCCTTTTTTAGCCGCAGAGTGGGTCTGACCAATGGCAGCATCCGCAAAGTGACGACCGAAGGCGATACCGTTTCCGTGACCCGCAACCTCAATGTACCCATCAAAGCGGGCATGCGCCTGAGTGGAAAACTGGACAAAAACTGGCGGATCGGTTTGCTCAACATGCAAACCGGACAGGTCAGCGCACTCAATCAGGGGCCAGCCAACTATACCACTGCCGTCGTACAGCGCAAGATGTTTGAACGCTCGGCTTTCAGCGCCGTTTTTGTCAACAAGGAAAACTTCAGCGTGAATGACCAGGAGAAAATCCAGCACAATGCCGGGGCGTACAATCGGGTGGCTGGACTGGAGTACAATCTTTTTTCCAAAGACAACAAGTGGGAGGGTGAATTTTATTACCACCGCTCCTTTTCGGGCAAACAAAAAAATGATGACGCCCAGTCGGCGGCGGCTTTTCTGGGGTATTTTACCCAAAAATGGAACGTGTTCTCGGGAATACAATACGTTGGCCGCGACTACCGTGCTGAGGTGGGTTTTGTGCCGCGTGCCGGGCAGTTTTCCATGTTCAACAGCACCAGATACAACATTTATCCCAAGAAGGAAAGTTGGGCAAAAAAGGTAAACGTTTCTGGATTCAATTTTGATAATAACGTGACGTACAATGCGCCAGGCTATAACCTGACCGACCGCAGCCACCAACTAGGGTATTTCATGGAATTTCCGGGCAATTCTTCGCTGGAGCTACAAGTGGGACAAGATTATACCTATTTGTTTTTTCCTTTTGACCCCACCAATTCGGGGGGTGAAACGCTGCCGGAAGGTGCTGAATTCACGTACCATACCGCCAATTTGAGTTATACCTCGGATTTTCGCAAACCATTTTCCTACGAAATCAATGTCGGTACGGGTCAATATTTCAATGGCAACATTTTTCGCGTCAACGGAGAATTGGTCTACCGCCTGCAGCCCTACGGTGTATTTGCTCTGACTTACGCCTACAACGACATCCATTTGCCCTCGCCTTACAACAGCGCCAGCTTTTGGCTGATCGGGCCACGCACCGAGTTGTCGTTTAGCCGCAGTTTGTTTTTCAGTACTTTTTTGCAATACAACACCCAGGTCAACAATGTCAACATCAACAGCCGCTTGCAGTGGCGTTTCCGGCCTGTATCGGATTTGTTTTTGGTGTATACGGATAATTATTTCACCGATCAATTTTTTCAGGGCCCTTTGGTGAAAAACCGGGCTTTGGTGTTGAAAATGACGTATTGGTTGAATTTGTAG